In Carya illinoinensis cultivar Pawnee chromosome 7, C.illinoinensisPawnee_v1, whole genome shotgun sequence, the following are encoded in one genomic region:
- the LOC122315638 gene encoding N-acylphosphatidylethanolamine synthase isoform X1, which produces MGRKMEWAGLANHMGGIPRKLVFMAVGAFSKIVANRLNSTSVHNANTLFHLVQSRPSGVPLLTVSNHMSTLDDPVMWGFKGFPIFNAKLARWVLAAEDICFKNTVLSYFFRLEYCAGKCIPITRGGGIYQEHMNEALERLSDGAWLHTFPEGKVSQEDAPIRRLKWGTASLIVRAPVTPIVLPIFHNGFEKVMPETYFRGRRPPFPLCNKKINIIVGEPLEFDLARMRQTAISTSRNLSLPTRGWPSISPNKMDELAQRCLYATISEQIRTAMENLRIFSKSFQAKGVKSIHF; this is translated from the exons ATGGGCCGAAAAATGGAATGGGCAGGGCTGGCAAATCACATGGGAGGGATTCCGAGAAAGCTAGTGTTCATGGCAGTAGGTGCATTTTCTAAGATTGTAGCCAATCGTCTCAACTCCACCTCGGTCCACAATGCCAACACCCTCTTTCATCTTGTCCAATCCCGACCATCTGGGGTGCCATTGCTCACTGTTAGCAATCACATGTCCAC GTTGGATGATCCAGTTATGTGGGGATTCAAAGGTTTTCCCATATTCAATGCAAAATTGGCCCGATGGGTGCTTGCAGCTGAGGACATTTGCTTCAAGAATACGGTGCTGTCCTATTTCTTCCGACTTG AATATTGTGCAGGGAAATGCATACCTATAACAAGGGGTGGTGGAATTTATCAAGAACACATGAACGAAGCTCTTGAGCGCTTAAGTGATGGAGCATGG TTGCATACATTTCCAGAGGGAAAGGTGTCTCAAGAAGATGCACCAATAAGAAGATTAAAATGGGGAACTGCTAGTCTCATTGTTCGCGCCCCTGTAACCCCAATAGTTTTGCCAATTTTCCATAATGGCTTTGAAAAG GTCATGCCGGAGACATATTTTCGTGGTAGGCGGCCTCCTTTTCCGCTatgtaataagaaaattaacatAATTGTTGGTGAGCCCTTGGAATTTGACCTTGCCAGAATGAGGCAGACAGCTATTTCGACATCTCGTAATTTGTCACTTCCTACTAGAGGATGGCCGAGCATTTCCCCCAACAAAATGGATGAGTTAGCGCAGAGATGTCTCTATGCTACAATTTCTGAGCAAATCCGAACTGCCATGGAGAACCTAAGGATCTTCTCTAAAAGTTTTCAAGCCAAAGGTGTGAAATCTATACATTTTTAA
- the LOC122315638 gene encoding N-acylphosphatidylethanolamine synthase isoform X2 codes for MGRKMEWAGLANHMGGIPRKLVFMAVGAFSKIVANRLNSTSVHNANTLFHLVQSRPSGVPLLTVSNHMSTLDDPVMWGFKGFPIFNAKLARWVLAAEDICFKNTVLSYFFRLGKCIPITRGGGIYQEHMNEALERLSDGAWLHTFPEGKVSQEDAPIRRLKWGTASLIVRAPVTPIVLPIFHNGFEKVMPETYFRGRRPPFPLCNKKINIIVGEPLEFDLARMRQTAISTSRNLSLPTRGWPSISPNKMDELAQRCLYATISEQIRTAMENLRIFSKSFQAKGVKSIHF; via the exons ATGGGCCGAAAAATGGAATGGGCAGGGCTGGCAAATCACATGGGAGGGATTCCGAGAAAGCTAGTGTTCATGGCAGTAGGTGCATTTTCTAAGATTGTAGCCAATCGTCTCAACTCCACCTCGGTCCACAATGCCAACACCCTCTTTCATCTTGTCCAATCCCGACCATCTGGGGTGCCATTGCTCACTGTTAGCAATCACATGTCCAC GTTGGATGATCCAGTTATGTGGGGATTCAAAGGTTTTCCCATATTCAATGCAAAATTGGCCCGATGGGTGCTTGCAGCTGAGGACATTTGCTTCAAGAATACGGTGCTGTCCTATTTCTTCCGACTTG GGAAATGCATACCTATAACAAGGGGTGGTGGAATTTATCAAGAACACATGAACGAAGCTCTTGAGCGCTTAAGTGATGGAGCATGG TTGCATACATTTCCAGAGGGAAAGGTGTCTCAAGAAGATGCACCAATAAGAAGATTAAAATGGGGAACTGCTAGTCTCATTGTTCGCGCCCCTGTAACCCCAATAGTTTTGCCAATTTTCCATAATGGCTTTGAAAAG GTCATGCCGGAGACATATTTTCGTGGTAGGCGGCCTCCTTTTCCGCTatgtaataagaaaattaacatAATTGTTGGTGAGCCCTTGGAATTTGACCTTGCCAGAATGAGGCAGACAGCTATTTCGACATCTCGTAATTTGTCACTTCCTACTAGAGGATGGCCGAGCATTTCCCCCAACAAAATGGATGAGTTAGCGCAGAGATGTCTCTATGCTACAATTTCTGAGCAAATCCGAACTGCCATGGAGAACCTAAGGATCTTCTCTAAAAGTTTTCAAGCCAAAGGTGTGAAATCTATACATTTTTAA
- the LOC122315640 gene encoding cytoplasmic 60S subunit biogenesis factor REI1 homolog 1: MRGLTCNSCNQQFKDHAERKLHYKSEWHRYNLKRKVAGVPGVTEVLFLARESALAKEKRQPRETPMLYSCGLCGKGYRSSEAHAQHLKSRTHIMRASQGTNRQEEEKAIIKPLPHCVVSKPPQRREVNNEESEESDDEWEEVDPEEDLVGEATRSLTELNVHDIASNNDMDNVYDDDEHEEFDPSSCFMCDLKHETPESCMVHVHKQHGFFIPDVEYLKDPKGFLTYLGLKVKRDFTCLYCNDRRYPFSSLEAVRKHMVAKSHCKVHYGDGDEEEEAELDYFYDYSSSYVDDDGKQLVASGDMDNTVELGIGGAELIITRRSDEGTSTKTFGSREYLRYYRQKPRPSPMNNAAIIAALASSRYRSMGLATVQSR; encoded by the exons ATGCGTGGGCTAACCTGCAATTCCTGCAACCAACAGTTTAAGGACCATGCGGAGCGAAAGCTCCATTACAAGTCCGAATGGCACCGCTATAATCTCAAGCGCAAG GTAGCTGGGGTTCCTGGAGTGACTGAAGTATTGTTTCTAGCTAGAGAATCTGCGCTTGCTAAAGAGAAACGCCAGCCCAGGGAAACTCCAATGCTCTACAGTTGTGGTCTTTGTGGGAAAGGGTATAGAAGTTCAGAGGCTCATGCTCAGCATCTTAAATCTCGAACTCACATCATGCGGGCTTCTCAAGGAACAAATCGTCAAGAGGAGGAGAAGGCGATAATCAAGCCACTTCCCCATTGTGTTGTGAGTAAGCCACCCCAACGAAGGGAGGTAAAcaatgaagaaagtgaagaaAGCGATGATGAGTGGGAGGAGGTAGATCCTGAAGAAGACTTGGTTGGTGAAGCGACAAGGTCCTTAACTGAATTGAATGTACATGATATTGCCTCCAACAATGATATGGATAATGTTTACGATGATGATGAGCATGAGGAGTTCGATCCATCTTCTTGCTTTATGTGTGACCTCAAACATGAAACTCCAGAGAGCTGCATGGTTCACGTGCACAAGCAGCATGGGTTCTTCATTCCAGATGTTGAGTATCTAAAGGATCCAAAAGGGTTTCTTACTTATCTTGGCCTTAAG GTCAAGAGAGATTTCACGTGTCTGTACTGCAATGACCGCCGTTACCCTTTTAGCAGTTTGGAAGCAGTTAGAAAGCATATGGTGGCAAAAAGTCATTGCAAAGTACATTATGGTGATGgggacgaggaggaggaggctgagttaGATTACTTCTATGATTATAGTAGCAG TTATGTTGATGATGATGGCAAGCAGCTGGTTGCGTCAGGTGATATGGACAACACTGTAGAACTTGGGATCGGTGGAGCTGAGCTCATCATAACAAGAAGATCTGATGAGGGTACGTCAACCAAAACATTTGGTTCCCGGGAATATTTACGCTACTATCGCCAAAAGCCACGTCCTTCACCTATGAACAATGCGGCAATTATTGCAGCACTTGCCTCCTCAAG GTATAGGAGCATGGGATTGGCTACGGTGCAGTCGAGATAA